In Vibrio diazotrophicus, the following proteins share a genomic window:
- a CDS encoding Bug family tripartite tricarboxylate transporter substrate binding protein, producing MNMNIKSVMIGTALASVAFMPLSSAVAKDYPPKTMSFIAPAGAGGGWDLTIRTVAKTLKDTKLVESNMPITNRPGGGGAVNLAYMQTQMGKDNLISVYSPPILLTHLTGASKYSYQDTTPLARLITDYGAFVVSKDSKYTSIKEVMDALKKDPKSVKIGGTSSAGSMDHIQFLMVAKAAGVPKLNQIDYISFQDGGAVAQVLGGHVDLISTGLGDVVQLVKSGNLRALAQTADKRVGEGVIADIPTVKEQGIDTTFENWRGLFGPKDMPDYAVAYWGTTLKTMVETPEWAEARKRNGWDGAYQNGEDFTKFLAKTNDQYKEILDEIFAKK from the coding sequence ATGAACATGAATATCAAAAGTGTAATGATTGGTACAGCCCTAGCTTCTGTTGCATTTATGCCGTTGAGTAGTGCAGTAGCAAAAGACTACCCACCTAAAACGATGTCTTTTATTGCTCCTGCTGGTGCTGGTGGTGGCTGGGATTTAACCATTCGTACAGTCGCAAAAACGCTGAAAGATACCAAGCTAGTCGAATCTAATATGCCGATTACCAACCGACCTGGCGGCGGCGGTGCAGTGAACCTTGCATACATGCAGACTCAGATGGGTAAGGACAATTTAATTTCTGTTTACTCTCCACCAATTTTGCTCACACATTTAACCGGAGCAAGTAAATATAGCTACCAAGATACCACTCCTCTCGCTCGATTAATTACCGACTATGGTGCGTTTGTTGTTTCTAAAGACTCCAAATATACCTCTATTAAAGAAGTGATGGATGCTCTAAAAAAGGATCCAAAATCCGTGAAAATTGGTGGTACTTCTTCTGCGGGTAGTATGGATCACATTCAGTTCCTTATGGTCGCTAAAGCTGCTGGTGTACCGAAGTTAAATCAAATTGACTACATCTCTTTCCAAGACGGCGGCGCGGTTGCTCAAGTACTGGGTGGACACGTAGACCTTATCTCTACAGGGCTTGGTGACGTAGTTCAGTTGGTGAAAAGCGGTAACTTACGTGCATTAGCACAAACTGCAGACAAGCGTGTTGGCGAAGGTGTCATCGCGGATATCCCGACAGTGAAAGAACAAGGTATTGATACAACGTTTGAAAACTGGCGTGGTCTGTTCGGACCAAAAGATATGCCTGATTACGCGGTTGCTTACTGGGGCACAACGCTTAAAACCATGGTGGAAACACCTGAATGGGCTGAAGCTCGTAAACGTAACGGTTGGGATGGCGCATATCAAAACGGTGAAGATTTTACTAAGTTCTTAGCCAAAACCAACGATCAATATAAAGAAATTTTAGACGAAATTTTCGCTAAAAAATAA
- a CDS encoding tripartite tricarboxylate transporter TctB family protein, with translation MKKNDVSPNWDAFTGLFAIGFGVIYGYMSYSMPRAAFGNPMDPIYFPLGVSAISFLIGVLLLVKSNFNASVQAYKNLINEDASKKNDRRRILYTCILSVGYALIFEHLGYVISTFLFMVVMMTITSGKDMWKKSVVISLLFSVGVYFIFNTLLSISLPPLPFGE, from the coding sequence ATGAAGAAAAATGATGTCAGTCCTAACTGGGACGCATTTACGGGATTATTTGCAATAGGCTTTGGCGTTATTTACGGATATATGTCGTATTCGATGCCAAGAGCTGCATTTGGTAATCCTATGGATCCGATTTATTTCCCTCTTGGTGTATCCGCAATTTCATTTTTAATTGGTGTGCTCTTACTCGTTAAAAGTAATTTTAACGCTTCAGTACAAGCATATAAAAACTTAATAAATGAAGATGCTAGCAAGAAGAATGACCGTCGTCGTATTTTATATACCTGTATTCTTTCAGTTGGTTACGCTCTTATATTTGAACATCTTGGATACGTTATCAGTACATTTCTATTTATGGTTGTAATGATGACTATTACTAGCGGGAAAGATATGTGGAAAAAAAGTGTTGTTATCTCGCTGTTATTTTCCGTGGGTGTTTATTTCATATTTAACACGCTATTAAGTATTAGCCTTCCACCATTACCATTCGGGGAATAG